Proteins encoded by one window of Deltaproteobacteria bacterium:
- a CDS encoding right-handed parallel beta-helix repeat-containing protein: MTLTRSILKLRPCSGLVRISFVIFALSILSMAGESPARDYFVSPNGRDSNQGTIESPLLTLKKAISMATGGDTILLRTGTYVENTVSIVNKNTSSSNKLTIKPYGNESVVIDHNGVDYGWWIENQSYIVIDGIIIRNADEGFVILGGSKYINILNSTVRDMINRGVLADDIGHSGYPEYVTIDNCTFTNIGINTAGGDIALGVNATNFTISNNRLMGNVDGVVLEGASSGHIIENNEIGNHAQEDGLDLKYTWMKTPTARSEYCIIQNNDIYGHHAQTGITVQMESRKVKIINNRIHNNRWGIWIRSKDTSDIEISQNTIYDNDDTGIIINMEATGNVRILDNVIWHNGYASTNGVKGGIQIEDGTTYEISNNIIANNKTGGATNINQVWIGSGQVSSTALDYSTYYASQNELLMRWGNSTYTSLSQIQSQASQEAHGTVIIGEYTGATAPPSTPPLPPANLRVTPTD, translated from the coding sequence ATGACACTTACAAGATCTATTCTGAAACTGCGTCCCTGTTCCGGTTTGGTTCGCATTTCATTCGTTATTTTCGCTCTGTCTATTTTGTCAATGGCTGGTGAAAGTCCGGCAAGAGACTATTTCGTATCACCAAACGGCAGGGATTCAAATCAAGGAACCATTGAAAGTCCGCTTCTTACCTTGAAAAAGGCGATTTCTATGGCAACCGGTGGTGATACTATATTACTCAGAACCGGAACCTACGTTGAAAATACGGTTTCCATAGTTAACAAAAATACTTCCAGCAGCAATAAATTGACCATTAAGCCCTACGGAAATGAAAGCGTAGTAATAGACCACAATGGCGTGGACTACGGGTGGTGGATTGAGAACCAAAGTTATATCGTGATCGACGGCATCATTATTCGTAACGCTGATGAAGGATTTGTTATTCTGGGGGGCAGCAAATATATCAACATCCTCAACTCGACCGTTCGCGACATGATAAATAGAGGTGTTCTTGCTGACGACATTGGGCATTCAGGTTATCCTGAATATGTGACGATCGATAACTGTACGTTCACAAACATCGGCATCAATACCGCCGGGGGTGATATTGCCTTGGGAGTCAACGCAACCAATTTCACCATTTCCAACAATAGATTGATGGGAAATGTGGACGGTGTCGTCTTGGAAGGCGCTTCCAGTGGTCACATTATCGAAAATAACGAGATCGGCAACCATGCCCAAGAGGACGGTCTGGATTTAAAATATACGTGGATGAAGACGCCTACAGCACGCAGCGAATATTGCATTATACAGAATAACGACATCTATGGGCATCATGCGCAGACGGGTATTACCGTTCAAATGGAGAGCAGAAAGGTCAAAATAATCAATAATAGGATTCATAACAATCGATGGGGTATTTGGATCAGAAGTAAAGACACGTCCGATATAGAGATATCCCAAAATACCATATATGATAATGACGATACCGGGATAATAATCAATATGGAGGCAACGGGAAATGTGCGTATTCTGGACAATGTAATTTGGCATAACGGCTACGCTTCAACTAATGGAGTTAAAGGCGGTATCCAAATTGAGGACGGTACTACCTATGAAATTAGTAACAACATTATTGCGAATAATAAGACAGGCGGTGCTACCAATATAAACCAGGTTTGGATTGGCAGCGGCCAGGTGAGTTCTACGGCATTGGATTACTCTACCTACTATGCCAGCCAAAATGAGCTATTGATGCGCTGGGGCAACAGCACCTACACTTCTCTTTCACAGATACAATCGCAAGCATCCCAGGAAGCCCATGGAACAGTGATAATCGGAGAGTACACCGGGGCCACTGCCCCCCCTTCCACCCCCCCGCTTCCGCCTGCTAATTTGAGGGTCACGCCGACAGACTAA